A window of Streptomyces sp. NBC_01224 genomic DNA:
GCCTCCGCGAAGGGGGCGACGGCCACGATCAGCAGCCCGATCCCGGCCGTGCAGAGCACGGCGAGCAGCGGCCACTGCCGGGCCGGGGCGGGCGCGTCCCCGGACGCGGCACGGCCACCGCCCTCGGGGCGCGCGGTGTCCCGGGTGAACGACGGGAACCTCCGCGACGGACGCGAACCGCTGTGCGGGGCGCCGCTGCCGCCGGGACCGGAGGCAGCGGCAGCCTCCGGGCGGGCACCCTCGCCCAGGCCCGCGTCGCCGGAGTCCTCACCGGCGTCCGCATCCGCCCGGACGACCGTCCCCTCACGAGCAGCACCCTCCGAAGCGGCGCCCTCACGGGTCGCAGCCCGATCCGGCGCGGCCTCGTCCGTCGCACCCGCACCGGAGACGTCCGCGTCGGACGGCACCTCAGACGTCCGGCCCGCCTCGGCGGCCGGGTCGGCCGGACTCGTACCAGCACCCATGGGGCTCCTTCCGGATCGGGTCAGCCGGCTCAGACTGCGTCGGCTGCGTTGCGCTCGGCCGCCTCGACCACGTTGACGAGCAGCTGGGCGCGGGTCATCGGGCCGACACCGCCCGGGTTCGGGGAGATCCAGGCGGCGACCTCGGCCACGCCCGGGTGTACGTCCCCGACGATCTTGCCGTGCTCGTCCCGGCTGACGCCGACGTCGAGCACGGCCGCGCCCGGCTTCACGTCCTCGGGCTTGATGATGTGCGGCACTCCGGCGGCGGCGACGATGATGTCGGCCTGCTTGAGCTGGGCGGAGAGGTCACGCGTACCGGTGTGGCACTGGGTGACGGTGGCGTTCTCGGACTTACGGGTCAGCAGCAGCGGGATCGAGCGGCCGATGGTGACACCGCGGCCGACGACCACGACGTGCGCCCCGTTGATCTCCACGTCGTGGTGGCGGAGCAGCTGGACGACGCCCTGCGGGGTGCAGGGCAGCGGGCCCGCCTCGTTCAGTACGAGCCGGCCGAGGTTCATCGGGTGGAGGCCGTCGGCGTCCTTGGCCGGATCCATCAGTTCCAGGACGCGGTTGGTGTCGATCCCCTTGGGCAGGGGAAGCTGCACGATGTACCCCGTGCACTCGGGGTTGGCGTTGAGCTCCCGTACGACGTCCTCGATCTCCTCCTGGGTGGCGGTGTCGGGGAGTTCGCGCTGGATGGAGCCGATGCCGACCTGTGCGCAGTCACGGTGCTTGCCGTTCACGTACCACCGGCTGCCCGGGTCGTCCCCGACGAGCAGGGTTCCCAGGCCGGGGGTGATGCCCTGCGCCTTGAGGGCCGCCACGCGGACGGTGAGATCGGACTTGATCGCGGCTGCGGTGGCCTTGCCATCGAGAATCTGGGCAGTCATGTCCCCATACTCGCGGATGACCCCACCCGCATACCAATTCTGG
This region includes:
- a CDS encoding bifunctional methylenetetrahydrofolate dehydrogenase/methenyltetrahydrofolate cyclohydrolase, which codes for MTAQILDGKATAAAIKSDLTVRVAALKAQGITPGLGTLLVGDDPGSRWYVNGKHRDCAQVGIGSIQRELPDTATQEEIEDVVRELNANPECTGYIVQLPLPKGIDTNRVLELMDPAKDADGLHPMNLGRLVLNEAGPLPCTPQGVVQLLRHHDVEINGAHVVVVGRGVTIGRSIPLLLTRKSENATVTQCHTGTRDLSAQLKQADIIVAAAGVPHIIKPEDVKPGAAVLDVGVSRDEHGKIVGDVHPGVAEVAAWISPNPGGVGPMTRAQLLVNVVEAAERNAADAV
- a CDS encoding DUF3017 domain-containing protein; this translates as MGAGTSPADPAAEAGRTSEVPSDADVSGAGATDEAAPDRAATREGAASEGAAREGTVVRADADAGEDSGDAGLGEGARPEAAAASGPGGSGAPHSGSRPSRRFPSFTRDTARPEGGGRAASGDAPAPARQWPLLAVLCTAGIGLLIVAVAPFAEAFRIGTMLIGVALIGGAVLRVVVPSVGMLAVRSRFTDLVTYGLLGFLIVMLALVAQPKPWLDIPFLEDAVHFTIR